In one Aythya fuligula isolate bAytFul2 chromosome 12, bAytFul2.pri, whole genome shotgun sequence genomic region, the following are encoded:
- the CFAP20 gene encoding cilia- and flagella-associated protein 20 has product MFKNTFQSGFLSVLYSIGSKPLQIWDKKVRNGHIKRITDNDIQSLVLEIEGTNVSTTYITCPADPKKTLGIKLPFLVMIIKNLKKYFTFEVQVLDDKNVRRRFRASNYQSTTRVKPFICTMPMRLDDGWNQIQFNLSDFTRRAYGTNYIETLRVQIHANCRIRRVYFSDRLYSEDELPAEFKLYLPVQNKAKQ; this is encoded by the exons atgtTCAAGAACACGTTCCAGAGCGGGTTCCTCTCGGTGCTCTACAGCATCGGCAGCAAGCCGCTGCAGATCTGGGACAAGAAG GTGCGCAACGGCCATATCAAACGAATCACCGATAATGACATCCAGTCACTGGTGCTGGAGATTGAAGGAACTAATGTCAG TACCACATACATCACATGCCCTGCTGATCCCAAGAAGACCCTGGGCATCAAACTACCTTTCCTCGTGATGATCATCAAGAacctgaagaaatatttcactttcgAAGTGCAG GTGCTGGATGACAAGAACGTACGCCGGCGTTTCCGGGCAAGCAACTACCAGAGCACAACTCGGGTGAAGCCCTTCATCTGCACCATGCCCATGCGGCTGGACGACGGCTGGAACCAAATCCAGTTCAACCTCTCGGACTTCACACGCCGAGCCTACGGGACAAATTACATTGAGACCCTCAGAGTTCAG ATACACGCCAACTGTCGCATCCGACGGGTGTACTTCTCTGACCGGCTGTACTCTGAGGATGAGCTGCCAGCTGAGTTCAAGCTGTATCTGCCTGTCCAGAACAAGGCCAAG CAATAA